TCTATCCAATGCAAAGGAGTAATTCCACAATCACTTTTAGCATTAACATCAGCTCCATTCGCTATCAATAATTTTGCTATGTCTACATTTTTTGCACAATGTAATGGAGTAAATCCATCATCACTTTTAGCATTTACATCGGCTCCATTTTCTATTAATAATCTTGCAATCTCTAAATCGCCATCAAATAATACACGATGCAATGGAGTGTGCTCTCTAGCACTTTTAGCATCCACATCGGCTCCATTTTCTATTAACACTTTTGCAATATCTGCATTACTTGCACAATGTAATGGAGTATATCCCATACTATCTTTAATATTTACATCGG
This genomic stretch from Clostridiales bacterium harbors:
- a CDS encoding ankyrin repeat domain-containing protein; protein product: CVYFLLMIFKKFCQIAFLNAFFKCFEKYLFSIPIIKILIFIKNLTKALIANGADVNIKDSMGYTPLHCASNADIAKVLIENGADVDAKSAREHTPLHRVLFDGDLEIARLLIENGADVNAKSDDGFTPLHCAKNVDIAKLLIANGADVNAKSDCGITPLHWIDDVEIERLLVENGADVNAKDDDGSTPIDIARERGNKDDIVQLLS